In the genome of Deinococcus yavapaiensis KR-236, one region contains:
- a CDS encoding DNA repair protein RecN, which yields MRLNRLEVRRLATIESLDLDLGDGFCAFTGETGAGKSIIVDALGLLMGTRTNADLVRSGTEDLLVTGFWNDESASRRVTSAGRSTTRLEGEVVSLKELAAWTSERLTIHWQHSAQTLLSPAHQRAMLDRTLAGSEVEAYKEAFKAWTDARSRLDRLRANERERARQLDLLEYQLQEIDAVTPVVGEEDPLNAELARLSNLETIATGAAGALELLSEADVNAVSLVTDAVRAMTQSAKYDANVAQLLEEVKAAREALKAVAGELASVAEDSAPDPEELARIESRLAALSKLRTKYGPTLEDVLKYRDEVSAQLTELRRDERDAGSLDAEVEARLRDVRKRGEALSKARAKIAPTLASKLLAVVRELGMPHARLSFALAPLDEPASHGVENVELMFSANPGEQLGHLADVASGGELSRVMLAVSTVLGADTPTVVFDEVDAGIGGSAANAVAAQLAALAEQRQVLVVTHLAQIAARANHHYKVEKHVEGGRTVTRVRELVDDEREAEIARMLSGSDSSAARQHARELLTAPR from the coding sequence ATGCGCCTCAATCGGCTGGAAGTGCGCCGTCTCGCCACCATCGAATCGCTCGACCTCGACCTCGGGGACGGGTTTTGCGCCTTCACGGGCGAGACGGGCGCCGGGAAGAGCATCATCGTGGACGCCCTCGGCTTGTTGATGGGCACGAGAACGAACGCGGACCTCGTTCGAAGCGGCACCGAGGACTTGCTCGTGACAGGTTTTTGGAACGACGAGAGCGCTTCGAGGCGTGTCACGTCCGCCGGGCGGTCCACGACGCGCCTCGAAGGCGAGGTCGTGAGCCTCAAGGAACTTGCCGCTTGGACCTCCGAGCGCCTCACCATCCACTGGCAGCACTCGGCGCAGACCCTGCTCTCCCCCGCCCACCAGCGCGCGATGCTCGACCGTACGCTCGCCGGAAGCGAAGTCGAGGCGTACAAGGAGGCGTTCAAGGCCTGGACGGACGCGCGGTCACGGCTGGACCGTCTCCGAGCGAACGAGCGAGAACGGGCGCGGCAACTCGACCTTCTGGAGTACCAACTTCAGGAAATCGACGCGGTCACCCCGGTCGTCGGCGAGGAGGATCCGCTGAACGCCGAACTCGCCCGCCTCTCGAACCTCGAGACGATCGCGACGGGAGCGGCGGGCGCACTGGAGCTCTTGAGCGAGGCGGACGTCAACGCGGTGTCCCTCGTGACGGACGCCGTGCGCGCCATGACGCAAAGCGCGAAGTACGACGCGAACGTCGCACAACTCTTGGAGGAAGTCAAAGCCGCGCGCGAAGCCCTCAAGGCCGTGGCCGGAGAGCTGGCGTCCGTCGCCGAAGACAGCGCGCCCGATCCCGAAGAGCTCGCCCGCATCGAAAGTCGCCTCGCCGCCTTGTCGAAGCTGCGCACGAAGTACGGCCCGACCCTCGAAGACGTCTTGAAGTACCGAGACGAGGTCTCGGCGCAACTCACCGAGTTGCGCCGAGACGAGCGCGACGCGGGAAGCCTCGACGCGGAAGTCGAGGCGCGTTTGCGCGACGTCCGGAAGCGCGGAGAGGCCCTCTCGAAAGCGCGCGCGAAGATCGCGCCGACGCTCGCTTCCAAGCTGCTGGCAGTCGTTCGCGAGCTCGGGATGCCGCACGCGCGTCTCTCGTTCGCCCTCGCGCCGCTCGACGAGCCTGCTTCGCACGGCGTCGAGAACGTCGAGTTGATGTTCAGCGCCAACCCGGGCGAGCAACTCGGCCACCTCGCCGACGTCGCGTCGGGCGGTGAGTTGTCCCGGGTGATGCTCGCCGTGAGCACCGTGCTCGGAGCGGACACGCCGACCGTGGTGTTCGACGAGGTGGACGCCGGAATCGGGGGAAGCGCCGCCAACGCGGTCGCGGCGCAGCTCGCCGCCCTCGCCGAGCAGCGTCAAGTGCTCGTGGTGACGCACCTCGCTCAGATCGCCGCGCGGGCGAATCATCATTACAAAGTCGAAAAGCACGTCGAGGGCGGGCGCACGGTCACACGTGTTCGCGAACTCGTCGACGACGAGCGCGAAGCGGAGATCGCGCGAATGCTCTCGGGCTCGGACTCCTCGGCGGCGCGTCAGCACGCACGTGAACTGTTGACGGCCCCGCGCTGA
- a CDS encoding protease complex subunit PrcB family protein codes for MNKRAIGVLSLGAALLSGCTMTGPNNFEVHEVLLYGGVQERIGWVYGDLPATTGAASGSTNVKLGGSDVTLRPQVSDALAVTGTLSVGGRATFRAPTTAVNRAVTVTKDFIGDNYSVQVGTNVDAVFFTDGRTWFKLSDRLVAGSVVSRVPANVGTLRGAGSLTNAEADALSSSLLSQGPLAVAVLPISTLPDRPLDVSPAPRTYLRTGLFVQPGLATAIAPTPAAPSNSNPSVTVTEYTRGANSIFSSPNASVFVSRTATDLAARLAVAFGNQTNPPNLPSVDFARETIVTFFLGQRPTGGYGVSLVSARASGSTLTVTVRVTAPGPGAITSQVITSPFLLVRASGLFDRVVVQDTNGTVLAQSN; via the coding sequence ATGAACAAGCGAGCGATCGGCGTCCTGAGCTTGGGAGCCGCCCTGTTGTCGGGCTGCACCATGACGGGACCCAACAACTTCGAGGTGCACGAGGTACTTCTGTACGGCGGCGTTCAGGAGCGCATCGGCTGGGTGTACGGCGACCTGCCCGCCACGACAGGCGCGGCGAGCGGCTCGACGAACGTGAAGCTCGGCGGCAGCGACGTCACGCTGCGCCCGCAAGTCAGCGACGCGCTCGCCGTGACGGGCACGCTGAGCGTTGGTGGGCGCGCGACGTTTCGCGCGCCCACCACGGCCGTCAACCGCGCCGTGACCGTCACGAAAGACTTCATCGGAGACAACTACAGCGTGCAGGTCGGAACGAACGTCGACGCCGTGTTCTTCACGGACGGCCGAACGTGGTTCAAGCTTTCCGACCGTCTCGTCGCCGGAAGCGTCGTGAGCCGCGTGCCCGCCAACGTCGGAACGCTGCGCGGCGCCGGCAGTCTCACGAACGCCGAGGCGGACGCGTTGTCGAGCTCGCTTTTGAGTCAAGGGCCGCTCGCGGTCGCCGTCCTGCCGATCAGCACGCTGCCCGACCGCCCGCTCGACGTGTCGCCAGCACCGCGCACCTACCTGCGCACCGGCCTCTTCGTGCAACCGGGCCTCGCGACCGCCATCGCGCCGACGCCCGCCGCTCCTTCCAATTCGAATCCGAGTGTGACCGTGACCGAGTACACCCGAGGCGCCAACAGCATCTTCTCCAGCCCGAACGCCAGCGTCTTCGTGTCGCGCACCGCCACCGACTTGGCGGCGCGCCTCGCCGTGGCCTTCGGCAATCAAACGAACCCGCCGAACTTGCCGAGCGTCGACTTCGCCCGAGAAACGATCGTCACGTTCTTCTTGGGGCAAAGGCCGACCGGAGGGTACGGCGTCAGCCTCGTCTCGGCGCGCGCGAGCGGCAGCACCCTCACCGTGACGGTGCGCGTCACCGCCCCGGGTCCCGGCGCCATCACCTCGCAAGTCATCACCAGTCCGTTCCTCTTGGTGCGGGCCAGCGGTCTGTTCGACCGCGTGGTCGTGCAGGACACGAACGGCACCGTGCTGGCCCAAAGCAACTGA
- the map gene encoding type I methionyl aminopeptidase, whose amino-acid sequence MTRVALKNPKEIEALRKANALVAQTFVVLEPYVKPGVTLVELDRLAEEFIRSHGAEPAYKGYAPHGHTPFPGTICASVNEVICHGIPDGRRLREGDIIGVDIGVKLGGFYGDACYTYTVGNVRPDVRKLVDTTRDCLNAALETVKAGSRLGDIGHAIQSTAEPRGFSVVREYTGHGVGRRLHEEPTVLHYGKPGTGLKLQAGMVFTVEPMINLGKPDTRLLGDGWTVVTADGKPSAQFEHTIVVTPAGCEILSA is encoded by the coding sequence ATGACTCGCGTCGCCCTCAAGAACCCCAAGGAAATCGAGGCGCTTCGTAAAGCGAACGCGCTCGTCGCGCAGACGTTCGTGGTCCTCGAGCCTTACGTCAAGCCTGGCGTCACCCTCGTCGAACTCGACCGACTCGCCGAGGAGTTCATTCGCTCGCACGGGGCCGAACCCGCGTACAAGGGCTACGCGCCGCACGGCCACACTCCTTTTCCCGGCACCATCTGCGCGTCGGTGAACGAGGTCATCTGCCACGGCATTCCCGACGGCCGTCGACTTCGCGAAGGTGACATCATCGGCGTCGATATCGGCGTGAAGCTGGGCGGTTTCTACGGTGACGCCTGCTACACGTACACGGTCGGCAACGTCCGCCCCGATGTTCGCAAGCTCGTCGACACGACCCGCGACTGCCTCAACGCCGCGCTCGAGACCGTCAAGGCCGGATCGCGTCTCGGTGACATCGGGCACGCCATTCAAAGCACCGCCGAACCGCGTGGATTCAGCGTGGTGCGCGAATACACCGGGCACGGCGTCGGACGTCGTCTGCACGAAGAACCGACGGTGCTGCATTACGGCAAGCCCGGCACCGGCCTCAAGCTGCAAGCGGGCATGGTGTTCACGGTCGAGCCGATGATCAACCTCGGCAAGCCCGACACGCGCCTTCTGGGCGACGGCTGGACGGTCGTGACCGCCGACGGCAAGCCCAGCGCCCAATTTGAGCACACCATCGTCGTGACTCCCGCTGGCTGCGAAATCCTGAGCGCGTAA
- a CDS encoding aldose epimerase family protein: MSIEQQPWGETDAGTSVSIFTLRTPSGLEARITNFGGIVTHLLTPDREGTPGDVVLGHDTLKPYLGRAQSPYFGALIGRHANRIARGRFELDGQTYQLPVNNGPNSLHGGPGGFDQVVWQAEPIDGDEPSVRLTYVSPDGEEGYPGTLTAVVTYTLTTANELRLHYRATTSAPTIVNLTNHSYFNLTGDASRDVLDHELTIAAEAITPIDETLIPTGDFQKVDGTPFDFRTPRKIGERVNDDDEQLRFAGGYDHNFVLAERPRALAHVARLFDSASGRVMDVATTQPGVQFYSGNFLDGSVHGKDGRVYEHRWALCLETQHFPDTPNQPRFPSTVLRPGEVFESTTVYAFSVSSGR, from the coding sequence ATGAGCATCGAACAGCAACCTTGGGGGGAGACGGACGCGGGAACGTCTGTCTCCATTTTCACGCTGCGCACGCCGTCGGGTCTCGAAGCGCGCATCACGAATTTCGGAGGCATCGTCACCCACCTGCTCACCCCCGACCGAGAGGGAACGCCGGGCGACGTCGTCCTCGGACACGACACGTTGAAGCCGTACCTCGGGCGGGCGCAGTCACCTTACTTCGGAGCGCTGATCGGACGGCACGCCAACCGCATCGCGCGGGGCCGCTTCGAACTCGACGGTCAGACGTACCAGTTGCCCGTGAACAACGGCCCGAATTCCTTGCACGGCGGTCCGGGCGGATTCGATCAAGTCGTATGGCAAGCCGAGCCGATCGACGGTGACGAGCCGAGCGTGCGCCTCACGTACGTCTCCCCGGACGGCGAGGAAGGCTATCCCGGCACCCTTACGGCGGTCGTCACGTACACTCTGACGACCGCGAACGAACTGCGCCTTCACTACCGCGCGACGACGAGCGCCCCGACGATCGTCAACCTCACCAACCACTCGTACTTCAACTTGACGGGCGACGCGAGCCGCGACGTTCTCGACCACGAACTCACCATCGCCGCCGAAGCGATCACGCCGATCGACGAGACCCTCATCCCGACCGGTGACTTTCAGAAGGTGGACGGCACGCCCTTCGATTTCCGCACGCCTCGCAAAATCGGTGAACGCGTGAACGACGACGACGAGCAGTTGCGCTTCGCGGGAGGCTACGATCATAACTTCGTGCTCGCTGAGCGTCCGCGCGCCCTGGCTCATGTCGCGCGCCTGTTCGATTCCGCCTCGGGCCGCGTCATGGACGTCGCCACGACACAGCCGGGAGTCCAGTTCTACTCCGGAAATTTCCTCGACGGCAGCGTTCACGGAAAGGACGGGCGGGTGTACGAGCATCGCTGGGCGCTGTGCTTGGAAACGCAGCACTTTCCCGACACGCCGAACCAGCCTCGCTTTCCCTCCACGGTCCTACGGCCGGGCGAAGTGTTCGAGTCGACCACCGTGTACGCCTTCTCGGTGTCCAGCGGGCGTTGA
- a CDS encoding DUF4259 domain-containing protein: protein MAAWGTGVFENDEATRYLAEVLNDGPVAVWEALEIAVDEDDFLEVPEGMRAVAAAELVAVYVTGDWSRVPMERRAALSSLPLQVSDDLRSLALDALERVTAANSDVRDLWAAEGDDFGAWLADVEDVRRRLRHS, encoded by the coding sequence ATGGCGGCGTGGGGAACCGGGGTCTTCGAAAACGACGAGGCGACTCGCTACCTCGCAGAGGTGCTGAATGACGGGCCGGTCGCCGTATGGGAAGCGCTCGAGATCGCCGTGGACGAGGACGACTTCCTCGAAGTGCCCGAGGGCATGCGGGCGGTCGCGGCGGCGGAACTCGTGGCCGTGTACGTGACCGGCGACTGGTCACGCGTGCCGATGGAGCGCCGCGCCGCGCTGTCGTCCTTGCCGCTGCAAGTGTCCGACGATCTGCGAAGCCTCGCGCTCGACGCCCTCGAACGCGTCACGGCCGCGAACTCCGACGTGCGAGACTTGTGGGCGGCCGAAGGCGACGACTTCGGCGCGTGGCTCGCCGACGTCGAGGATGTGAGGCGACGTTTGCGCCACTCATGA
- the ispG gene encoding flavodoxin-dependent (E)-4-hydroxy-3-methylbut-2-enyl-diphosphate synthase: protein MIPRRKTVTAWVGTVPVGSDHPVMVQSMTNTDTANAEATAIQIAQLARAGSEVVRVTVNNKAAAAAIPDIVRRLADVGLSTPIVGDFHYNGHILLREFPETARLLAKYRINPGNVGAGQHHDKNFATMIEVAKEYAKPVRIGVNWGSLDQTVLARMMDENARSATPRSGTDVMIDAMIASALESAEYAESLGLGHDKILISAKVSSAPELWSVYRKLAALCDYPLHLGLTEAGMGMKGIVASSAALAPLLLEGIGDTIRVSLTPEPGAPRKLEVEVAQQILQSMGIRQFLPQVTACPGCGRTTSTFFQELAQKIQRYIGDSMPEWKLKYPGVEAMQVAVMGCVVNGPGESKHANIGISLPGTGEDPRAPVYQDGQLLTTLRGPRIAEDFQELLETYVERTYGRGEQVKS, encoded by the coding sequence ATGATTCCTCGTCGCAAAACCGTGACGGCTTGGGTGGGAACCGTGCCCGTGGGCTCGGATCATCCGGTCATGGTGCAGTCCATGACGAACACCGACACCGCCAACGCCGAGGCGACCGCCATTCAGATCGCCCAGCTGGCCCGCGCGGGTTCGGAAGTCGTGCGCGTCACCGTGAACAACAAGGCGGCGGCGGCGGCCATTCCCGACATCGTGCGGCGACTCGCCGACGTGGGCTTGAGCACGCCCATCGTCGGCGACTTCCACTACAACGGCCACATCCTCCTGCGCGAGTTTCCCGAGACGGCGAGATTACTCGCGAAGTACCGCATCAATCCCGGAAACGTCGGCGCGGGTCAGCATCACGACAAGAACTTCGCGACGATGATCGAGGTCGCCAAGGAGTACGCGAAGCCCGTTCGAATCGGCGTGAATTGGGGCAGCCTCGACCAAACGGTCCTCGCGCGCATGATGGACGAGAACGCTCGCAGCGCGACGCCGAGAAGCGGCACGGACGTCATGATCGACGCGATGATCGCGTCCGCCTTGGAGAGCGCCGAGTACGCCGAGTCGCTCGGCCTCGGACACGACAAGATCCTGATTTCCGCCAAGGTGTCGAGCGCTCCCGAACTGTGGTCCGTGTACCGCAAGCTCGCCGCCTTGTGCGACTACCCTCTGCACCTCGGCCTCACGGAAGCCGGCATGGGCATGAAGGGCATCGTGGCGAGCAGCGCGGCCCTCGCGCCCTTGCTGCTCGAAGGTATCGGCGACACCATTCGCGTGTCTCTCACGCCCGAGCCCGGCGCGCCTCGCAAGCTCGAAGTGGAAGTCGCGCAACAAATTTTGCAGTCCATGGGCATTCGGCAGTTCCTGCCTCAAGTCACGGCCTGCCCGGGCTGCGGCCGCACGACGAGCACCTTCTTTCAGGAACTCGCGCAAAAGATTCAAAGGTACATCGGCGACTCCATGCCCGAGTGGAAGCTCAAGTACCCCGGCGTGGAGGCGATGCAGGTCGCCGTGATGGGCTGCGTCGTCAACGGTCCCGGCGAAAGCAAGCACGCGAACATCGGCATCTCGCTGCCCGGCACGGGCGAAGATCCGCGCGCGCCCGTGTACCAAGATGGTCAACTGCTCACGACGTTGCGAGGCCCGCGCATCGCCGAGGATTTCCAAGAGCTTCTCGAAACGTACGTCGAGCGCACGTACGGCCGCGGAGAGCAGGTGAAGAGCTGA
- a CDS encoding ThuA domain-containing protein yields MTQDMTQPVRVLVWNEHRHERKNPKVDELYPDGIHGAVASALREGGCDVRTATLDDDEHGLTEEALAWAQVVVWWGHLAHEEVKDEIVDRVVKRVYDGMGFVPLHSAHMAKPFRRLMGTGCMLKWREANDKERLWIVAPHHPIVTGLHEFVEIEREEMYGEFFDVPAPEELVFVSWFSGGEVFRSGCTWTRGKGKIFYFRPGHETYPTYHLPDVRRVLVNAAKWAAPSGVERFVQGNAKPLESI; encoded by the coding sequence ATGACCCAAGATATGACTCAGCCCGTCCGCGTTCTCGTCTGGAACGAACATCGCCACGAACGCAAGAATCCGAAAGTCGACGAGCTGTACCCCGACGGCATTCACGGCGCGGTCGCGTCCGCGCTGCGCGAAGGTGGATGCGACGTTCGCACCGCCACCCTCGACGACGACGAACACGGCCTGACGGAGGAAGCGCTCGCGTGGGCGCAAGTCGTCGTGTGGTGGGGACACCTCGCGCACGAGGAAGTGAAGGACGAAATCGTCGACCGCGTCGTGAAGCGCGTGTACGACGGCATGGGCTTCGTGCCCCTGCACTCCGCGCACATGGCCAAGCCGTTCCGACGCCTCATGGGGACGGGCTGCATGTTGAAGTGGCGCGAGGCGAACGACAAGGAACGCCTGTGGATCGTCGCGCCGCACCATCCGATCGTGACGGGGCTGCACGAATTCGTGGAGATCGAGCGAGAGGAGATGTATGGCGAGTTCTTCGACGTGCCCGCCCCCGAAGAACTCGTGTTCGTGAGCTGGTTCAGCGGCGGCGAGGTCTTTCGATCGGGTTGCACGTGGACGCGCGGCAAAGGCAAAATCTTCTACTTCCGCCCCGGACACGAAACGTACCCGACGTATCACCTTCCGGACGTACGACGAGTGTTGGTGAACGCCGCGAAGTGGGCCGCGCCGAGCGGCGTCGAGCGCTTCGTGCAGGGAAACGCGAAGCCGCTGGAATCGATTTGA
- a CDS encoding Gfo/Idh/MocA family protein, whose translation MSETPSAHSPLRLVHVGTGGWGRSWMRVLQSSPDVTPVAWVDPYPESLAAAVKEGAHEGACFPSLSDALNAVEADAALVTTSVAGHVPVAVEALSAGLHVLVEKPFAMTLREARSAVDAARTASKVLAVSQNYRHHPAPRFVQRLVNEERVGTIGTVEIDFRRDFARTLPTGAGHHTWPQPLLVDMAIHHFDLLRMVLGREPLRIRCHAFNPPWSPYKDPAAAYLTIEFEGGVMVDYRGSWASSGPVTPWAGEWKMDFSNGEIAWSSRGDDPAKPERVAVRGLKGNARAVRLPAVPHLDRAGTLADFVHAIRTGREPETSGRDNLASLALSLAAVKSAQEDRTVDLSEFLSPSSEVLV comes from the coding sequence ATGAGCGAAACACCGTCGGCCCATTCGCCTTTGCGCCTCGTCCACGTCGGCACGGGCGGATGGGGCCGCAGTTGGATGCGCGTTTTGCAATCGTCTCCCGACGTGACGCCTGTCGCGTGGGTCGACCCCTATCCCGAGTCTCTCGCCGCCGCCGTCAAGGAAGGTGCGCACGAAGGGGCGTGCTTTCCGTCTCTGAGCGACGCCTTGAACGCCGTCGAGGCCGACGCGGCCCTCGTCACGACAAGCGTCGCCGGACACGTGCCTGTCGCTGTCGAAGCGCTCAGCGCGGGCTTGCACGTCCTCGTCGAAAAGCCGTTCGCGATGACGCTGCGCGAAGCGAGAAGCGCCGTCGACGCCGCCCGTACCGCCAGCAAGGTGCTGGCGGTCAGCCAGAACTACCGACATCATCCGGCTCCGAGGTTCGTTCAGCGTCTCGTGAACGAGGAGCGCGTCGGGACGATCGGCACCGTCGAAATAGACTTCCGCCGCGACTTCGCCCGCACGCTGCCAACGGGCGCGGGACACCACACGTGGCCGCAACCCTTGCTCGTCGACATGGCGATTCACCACTTCGACCTGCTTCGCATGGTCCTCGGGCGCGAACCGCTGCGAATCCGCTGCCACGCCTTCAACCCGCCGTGGAGTCCTTACAAGGATCCCGCCGCCGCTTACCTCACCATCGAGTTCGAAGGCGGCGTGATGGTCGACTACCGAGGAAGCTGGGCGTCGTCGGGCCCCGTGACGCCGTGGGCGGGCGAGTGGAAGATGGACTTTTCCAACGGCGAGATCGCGTGGTCCAGCCGCGGAGACGATCCTGCCAAGCCCGAACGCGTCGCGGTGCGCGGGCTGAAAGGCAACGCCCGCGCCGTCCGCTTGCCCGCCGTGCCGCACCTCGACCGTGCCGGAACCCTCGCCGACTTCGTCCACGCCATCCGGACAGGCCGCGAACCCGAGACGTCGGGCCGCGACAACCTCGCCAGCCTCGCGTTGTCGCTTGCCGCCGTCAAAAGCGCCCAGGAAGACCGAACGGTCGACCTCTCGGAATTCCTCTCGCCATCCTCGGAGGTTCTCGTATGA